Proteins encoded together in one Cohaesibacter intestini window:
- a CDS encoding NosR/NirI family protein: MFVLTILCLPFASQAQNGTPVLTKFLKEVPAQELVAEATAYGPISSDVPIAPLMRGNDLLGYAFITSDFVSTTGYSGKPIHVMVAISPEGKLLRTKLVKHSEPIVLIGIPNHKIEALTDTYSGLNIVHEAETGGAGHDLDIISGATVTIMIIDDSIVRSAIKLSRELGLGGLQAEIGSDLPPRKLKSDYLEDTDWHTLAGDGSIRRLTLDIGQVNSAFEKTGDERSIKRPEPGEPSNTYIDMHAALVSVPAIGRNLLGEAEYKNLTDWLEEGEHAILLLGRGVYSFKGSGYVRGGIFDRIQLIQGDNSLRFRDRMHRRLGALAEEDAPKFTELDIFKIPADAEFDPAKAWHIQLLLNRAVGPIEKTFITFDLGYKLPEHYFEPRPMAPPATSVVDKDEDAAARSFLWKRVWTEKRVEIAILVAMLTVLTGTFFFQMQVTRNARAFYWFRMSFLVVTLVFVGWHQNAQLSVVNLMALGSSFVEGFSWDAFLLDPLVFILWCSVAAALLFWGRGAFCGWLCPFGALQELTNQIARFFKVPQIVVPWGLHERLWPVKYIIFMVLVGLAVVSVPMAEGYAEVEPFKTAIILKFVRAWPFVAFAIVLLIAGLFIERFYCRYLCPLGAALAIPGRIRMFDWLKRYKECGSPCQLCAKDCFVQAIHPTGEINPNECLSCLNCQVLYQDDQRCPVRIKLRRSREKIQRSNAQSAEAFEKVLASPINKTQ; this comes from the coding sequence GTGTTTGTCTTGACGATTTTGTGCCTTCCCTTTGCGTCCCAAGCACAGAATGGCACCCCGGTTCTGACAAAATTCCTCAAAGAGGTTCCAGCCCAGGAGCTTGTTGCAGAAGCGACCGCATATGGTCCGATCAGCAGCGATGTTCCCATAGCGCCGCTTATGCGCGGCAATGATCTGTTGGGCTACGCTTTCATAACGTCTGATTTCGTGAGCACGACCGGTTACTCTGGCAAGCCCATCCATGTGATGGTGGCTATTTCGCCGGAAGGCAAGTTGCTGCGGACCAAACTCGTCAAGCATTCAGAACCCATCGTCCTGATTGGCATTCCCAATCACAAGATCGAGGCCCTGACCGACACCTATTCGGGGTTGAATATCGTTCACGAAGCGGAGACCGGTGGGGCTGGACACGATCTGGATATCATTTCGGGTGCGACAGTCACCATCATGATCATCGATGATTCAATCGTGCGGTCGGCCATCAAGCTTTCCAGAGAGCTGGGGCTGGGAGGATTGCAAGCCGAGATCGGCAGTGACTTGCCTCCCCGCAAACTCAAGTCCGACTATCTGGAAGACACCGACTGGCACACATTGGCGGGAGACGGATCCATCCGTCGATTGACGCTCGATATCGGTCAGGTCAATTCGGCCTTTGAGAAGACCGGAGACGAACGATCCATCAAGCGCCCGGAACCAGGCGAGCCGTCAAACACCTATATCGATATGCATGCCGCTCTGGTATCTGTCCCGGCCATTGGGCGAAACCTGCTTGGCGAGGCGGAGTATAAGAATCTCACAGACTGGCTGGAAGAAGGCGAGCATGCAATTCTGCTGCTAGGACGCGGCGTCTATTCCTTCAAGGGGTCGGGCTATGTCCGTGGTGGTATTTTCGACCGGATCCAACTGATTCAAGGCGACAATTCGCTGCGTTTCCGTGACCGTATGCACCGCCGTCTGGGGGCCTTGGCTGAAGAGGATGCTCCGAAATTTACTGAGCTGGACATCTTCAAGATTCCTGCCGATGCGGAGTTCGACCCGGCAAAAGCCTGGCATATCCAGCTGCTCTTGAACCGGGCCGTCGGGCCGATTGAAAAGACGTTCATCACCTTCGATCTGGGCTACAAATTACCCGAACACTATTTTGAGCCACGGCCAATGGCACCGCCCGCAACCAGCGTGGTGGATAAGGATGAAGATGCCGCTGCCCGCTCATTCCTATGGAAACGGGTATGGACTGAAAAGCGGGTGGAAATTGCCATCCTTGTGGCAATGCTCACTGTTCTGACCGGAACCTTCTTTTTCCAGATGCAAGTCACCCGAAACGCACGCGCCTTCTATTGGTTCCGCATGAGTTTTCTGGTGGTGACGCTGGTCTTCGTTGGCTGGCATCAAAACGCCCAATTGTCTGTGGTCAACCTGATGGCACTGGGTTCCTCTTTCGTGGAAGGCTTCAGTTGGGACGCCTTTTTGCTCGATCCACTGGTCTTTATCCTGTGGTGCTCGGTTGCCGCCGCCCTTCTGTTCTGGGGACGGGGTGCTTTTTGTGGCTGGCTTTGCCCGTTTGGCGCCTTGCAGGAATTGACCAACCAGATTGCACGCTTCTTCAAGGTGCCGCAAATCGTCGTTCCCTGGGGGCTCCATGAACGCCTTTGGCCGGTCAAGTATATCATCTTCATGGTCCTTGTCGGTCTCGCAGTCGTCTCCGTTCCGATGGCTGAGGGATATGCCGAAGTTGAGCCTTTCAAGACCGCGATCATTTTGAAATTTGTCCGTGCATGGCCCTTTGTGGCTTTTGCGATCGTGTTGCTGATCGCCGGCCTCTTCATTGAGCGTTTCTATTGTCGCTACCTGTGTCCTTTGGGGGCTGCTTTGGCGATCCCGGGGCGTATTCGCATGTTCGACTGGCTCAAGCGGTACAAAGAGTGCGGCAGCCCATGCCAGCTTTGCGCCAAAGACTGCTTCGTTCAAGCCATCCATCCAACGGGAGAAATCAACCCGAACGAATGCCTGTCCTGTCTGAACTGTCAGGTTCTGTATCAGGATGATCAACGATGCCCGGTCCGGATCAAGCTTCGCAGGAGTCGGGAAAAAATCCAGAGAAGCAACGCTCAATCGGCGGAGGCTTTCGAAAAAGTTCTTGCTTCACCAATCAACAAAACTCAGTAG